In Pseudothermotoga sp., a genomic segment contains:
- the pyk gene encoding pyruvate kinase, which yields MTKTKILCSLGPKSENVTTIRELLKAGVSGFRLSATHYELDRLIQLVNLLDEVRMDSSKPFSIIVDLPGSKLRIKLPASLEFLEVRDGENVLVSEAELQTSKKYVILSESRVIQQINEGDVVLLDDGRLQLRVVKKYGKYVDCFVERGGKIKKNSGVNLPTVKLSIPSITEKDRYVIKSTSNLRIDYYCLSFVRSSKDVYELKNLLETLDSPSAVLAKIETKEALENFEEICKASDGIIIARGDLAVETSLENLPILQKMLISRASRFRIPIIVATQLLESMVENTQPTRTEVTDIANAILDGADGLLLTIETAIGERPVLVVETMKKILKSVEEHLDELGIWFEARRREQSTDTSDAIAKSSYEIARETHAKLIIASTASGSTARRVSYFRPNCPILATTPKESTYFQLPIVWGVVPVLVPEAYSVDIVLHVAVEKAKTLGYVEPSDVVIITLGTPCGVVGTTNMLKVHIVE from the coding sequence ATGACGAAGACAAAGATCTTGTGCAGTTTGGGTCCAAAGAGTGAAAACGTTACTACCATAAGGGAACTGCTGAAGGCTGGCGTGAGTGGTTTCAGATTGAGTGCAACACATTATGAACTGGATAGGCTGATCCAGTTGGTGAATTTGCTCGATGAAGTCAGGATGGATTCTTCTAAACCTTTCTCAATCATTGTAGACCTACCTGGTTCCAAACTGAGAATTAAGCTCCCTGCAAGCTTGGAATTTTTGGAAGTCCGGGACGGAGAAAATGTTTTAGTGAGTGAAGCCGAGTTACAAACCAGCAAAAAATATGTCATTCTAAGCGAATCGAGGGTGATTCAGCAGATCAATGAAGGTGATGTTGTACTTTTAGATGATGGCAGATTGCAGTTAAGAGTCGTTAAGAAGTACGGGAAATATGTTGATTGCTTCGTTGAAAGAGGAGGAAAGATCAAGAAAAACAGCGGTGTGAACTTACCGACAGTGAAGCTATCGATTCCTTCTATCACTGAAAAAGACAGATACGTTATAAAGTCCACTTCGAATCTTAGAATAGATTATTATTGTCTCTCCTTCGTTAGATCTTCCAAAGATGTGTATGAACTCAAGAATTTACTCGAAACGTTAGATTCTCCTTCTGCCGTTCTGGCGAAAATTGAAACCAAAGAAGCTTTAGAAAATTTTGAGGAGATATGTAAAGCAAGCGACGGCATCATCATCGCGAGAGGCGATCTAGCTGTCGAAACCTCGTTGGAGAATTTACCGATTTTACAAAAAATGCTGATCTCGAGGGCTTCAAGATTCAGAATACCCATTATAGTTGCCACGCAGCTGCTCGAGTCGATGGTCGAGAACACTCAACCAACTCGTACTGAAGTTACCGATATAGCCAATGCCATTCTAGATGGAGCCGATGGTTTGCTGTTGACCATAGAGACTGCTATCGGTGAAAGACCAGTTCTAGTAGTAGAAACGATGAAAAAAATATTGAAAAGTGTGGAAGAACACTTGGACGAACTTGGAATTTGGTTTGAAGCTAGGCGACGTGAGCAATCAACTGATACTTCAGACGCCATCGCAAAGAGTTCGTACGAAATCGCTAGGGAAACTCACGCAAAACTAATCATCGCGTCCACCGCTTCTGGAAGCACCGCACGACGAGTTTCTTACTTCAGACCAAATTGTCCCATTTTAGCTACTACACCAAAAGAGTCAACGTATTTTCAACTCCCCATCGTGTGGGGTGTGGTGCCTGTGCTTGTCCCAGAGGCTTATTCGGTGGACATCGTGTTACACGTTGCTGTTGAAAAAGCGAAAACTTTAGGTTATGTGGAACCATCCGATGTTGTCATCATAACACTTGGAACCCCATGTGGAGTGGTGGGCACAACGAATATGCTCAAAGTTCACATCGTTGAATGA
- the pfkA gene encoding 6-phosphofructokinase: protein MKTIGVLTSGGDSPGMNAAIRAVVRYGVRNGLKVFGIERGYCGLIDGAIKELNFASVAGIMEKGGTILRTSRCGEFFTREGREKAANQLAKFGIEGLVVIGGEGSLTGSVTFHKEFGVPVIGVPGTIDNDIAHTDMCIGVDTCLNTVVDAIQKLKDTATSHERAFIVEVMGRESGYIALMSAIATGAEAAIIPEVPIDFDQLAERLLEERKRGKLNCIVVVAEGAGKAEEVARKISNKIGYETRISILGHIQRGGSPTAFDRLLATRMGVRAVQALLDGEKCATTVLKSGQITLIDTEEVISTKKKLDLSLYEMCMTLS, encoded by the coding sequence ATGAAAACAATAGGCGTTTTGACAAGTGGAGGAGATTCACCAGGCATGAACGCAGCAATTAGAGCTGTTGTACGCTATGGGGTCAGAAATGGACTGAAAGTTTTTGGAATTGAACGAGGTTACTGTGGTTTGATCGATGGAGCCATCAAAGAATTGAACTTTGCGTCCGTCGCTGGTATCATGGAGAAAGGCGGGACAATTTTGAGGACGAGTCGCTGTGGAGAATTCTTTACAAGAGAAGGTCGAGAGAAAGCGGCCAACCAACTTGCGAAATTCGGTATAGAAGGCTTGGTCGTAATAGGGGGCGAGGGAAGTCTGACAGGTTCCGTAACGTTCCACAAAGAATTCGGTGTGCCAGTGATAGGTGTACCAGGTACGATAGACAACGATATCGCACACACCGACATGTGTATTGGTGTTGATACTTGTCTCAACACAGTCGTCGATGCAATACAGAAGCTTAAAGACACGGCCACCTCACATGAGCGCGCGTTCATAGTGGAAGTCATGGGAAGAGAATCTGGGTACATCGCACTCATGTCGGCCATCGCCACAGGTGCAGAAGCAGCGATAATCCCAGAAGTGCCCATAGATTTTGACCAACTCGCAGAGAGATTACTTGAAGAACGAAAGAGAGGAAAATTAAACTGCATAGTCGTCGTCGCAGAAGGTGCTGGAAAAGCAGAAGAAGTGGCACGCAAGATTTCGAACAAAATCGGTTATGAAACGAGAATATCTATATTAGGACACATCCAAAGGGGTGGAAGTCCAACGGCTTTTGACAGATTGCTTGCCACGCGCATGGGTGTACGAGCTGTACAAGCTCTGCTTGACGGAGAAAAATGTGCGACAACTGTCCTCAAATCTGGGCAAATAACATTGATTGATACTGAAGAAGTAATTTCGACCAAGAAAAAATTGGACCTATCACTTTATGAGATGTGCATGACGCTATCCTGA
- a CDS encoding DUF2007 domain-containing protein, whose amino-acid sequence MKLWKVLVEGVNIPLASMMKSILEQNGIQVLTRPSKLFDPVIFGQGGTVDLLVLEDKFEEARSLIEEAQKSGEEDTVV is encoded by the coding sequence ATGAAGTTGTGGAAGGTACTTGTTGAAGGTGTGAATATCCCTCTTGCGAGTATGATGAAATCCATCCTTGAACAAAATGGTATTCAAGTTCTGACGAGACCTTCAAAACTGTTCGATCCAGTTATATTCGGTCAAGGTGGTACTGTGGATTTACTCGTGCTGGAAGACAAATTTGAAGAAGCACGTTCTTTGATCGAGGAGGCGCAGAAAAGTGGCGAAGAGGACACCGTTGTATGA
- the gcvT gene encoding glycine cleavage system aminomethyltransferase GcvT, with the protein MAKRTPLYDEHIKLGARMIEFSGWMMPLQYENIVSEVEAVRKNVAIFDVSHMGEISIVGPDTVKFLDWLLTNAFSTLTVGQAMYSVICNKNGGIIDDLIAYKIAEDEALLIVNAANVEKDFNWISSCAKRFNVKVENVSDRYGLIAVQGPKSEALFSCVSSEVTSLRYYHFTKSVIFGKECMVSRTGYTAEDGFEVCCSWQDTPHIWQNLFRIGEKFELKPAGLGARDICRLEASYMLYGSDMDENTTPLEVGLGWVVKFDKDFVGREALLAQKEHGVTRRIRGLKLEGKRIARHGMRVLKNGNQVGMITSGTFSPTLQASIALAMLDASLKLGERVTVDLRGTEVEAEIVKLPFYRGSVKSTSI; encoded by the coding sequence GTGGCGAAGAGGACACCGTTGTATGATGAACACATAAAACTTGGAGCAAGGATGATTGAATTTTCAGGTTGGATGATGCCTCTTCAGTATGAAAATATTGTATCAGAAGTTGAAGCTGTGAGGAAGAACGTAGCAATTTTCGATGTTTCTCACATGGGTGAGATATCGATAGTGGGACCAGACACGGTAAAGTTTTTAGATTGGTTGTTGACGAACGCGTTCAGTACTTTGACTGTCGGACAAGCCATGTATTCAGTCATTTGCAACAAAAATGGAGGTATAATCGATGATTTAATTGCTTACAAAATAGCCGAAGACGAAGCATTGTTGATCGTAAACGCTGCAAACGTTGAGAAAGATTTCAATTGGATCAGTTCATGTGCAAAGAGGTTCAATGTCAAAGTCGAGAATGTTTCCGATCGCTACGGTCTCATCGCAGTTCAGGGGCCGAAGAGCGAAGCACTCTTTTCTTGCGTGTCTTCGGAGGTAACCTCTTTGAGATACTACCACTTCACTAAGTCTGTAATTTTTGGGAAAGAATGCATGGTCAGCAGGACGGGTTACACAGCAGAAGATGGTTTTGAGGTTTGTTGCTCTTGGCAAGACACCCCACATATTTGGCAGAATCTTTTTCGGATAGGTGAAAAATTCGAATTGAAACCCGCTGGACTTGGTGCGAGGGACATCTGCAGATTAGAGGCTTCTTACATGTTGTATGGCAGTGATATGGACGAAAATACAACCCCACTCGAAGTTGGACTCGGATGGGTGGTGAAGTTTGACAAAGATTTCGTGGGGAGAGAAGCATTACTTGCGCAAAAGGAACATGGTGTAACGAGACGTATCAGGGGCTTAAAACTTGAAGGTAAACGGATCGCAAGGCATGGTATGCGTGTTTTAAAAAACGGTAATCAAGTTGGGATGATCACAAGTGGTACTTTCTCTCCCACACTGCAAGCTTCTATCGCGCTGGCTATGCTAGATGCTTCCCTAAAACTGGGAGAAAGAGTGACAGTTGATCTTAGAGGAACAGAGGTTGAGGCGGAAATTGTGAAACTTCCTTTTTACAGGGGGTCCGTAAAGAGCACATCAATTTGA
- the gcvH gene encoding glycine cleavage system protein GcvH has translation MMRFTKTHEWVKVEGKIAIVGISNHAQEKLGDVVYVELPQVGKIVKKGEAFMSIESVKAASDVYAPVSGKIVEVNQKLSNQPELINKDAEGEGWLVKIEIVDLKELSDLLDDEAYRRFCEEEG, from the coding sequence ATGATGAGGTTCACAAAGACGCACGAATGGGTTAAAGTTGAAGGCAAGATAGCGATTGTGGGCATAAGCAACCATGCACAAGAAAAACTGGGTGATGTGGTCTATGTTGAGCTACCACAGGTTGGTAAAATCGTGAAAAAAGGTGAAGCTTTCATGAGTATCGAATCAGTTAAAGCGGCAAGCGATGTCTATGCGCCCGTCAGTGGAAAAATCGTCGAAGTGAATCAAAAGCTTTCCAATCAACCTGAGTTGATCAACAAAGATGCAGAAGGAGAAGGATGGTTGGTGAAGATCGAGATTGTTGATCTAAAAGAATTATCGGATCTCCTTGATGATGAAGCATACAGGAGGTTCTGCGAGGAGGAAGGTTGA
- the gcvPA gene encoding aminomethyl-transferring glycine dehydrogenase subunit GcvPA yields the protein MFPYIPHTKEEIEQMLRTIGVDSLEELYKDVPVTVHQLNLPKSQDEFTVAKRLKELADRNVILEKEKIFAGAGVYVHYIPYAVKAIVSKPEFVTAYTPYQAEVSQGTLQALFEYQTMICELTGMEVANSSMYDGASAFAEAVLMAYRINGKTKILLSEGIHPEYIQTCRTYSKGVGLKLELVPVDERGTTDLNIISKLLDADTAAVAVQYPNFFGIIEDLKAIREIAKDIVFIVIAEPISLALLEPPGSFGADIVVGDGQPLGIPPNFGGPTVGFFATLEKHVRKMPGRIIGRTKDVEGKTGYVMILQTREQHIRREKATSNICTNHALMALTNAVYMSLMGPEGLREVARRSHANAHYFAMKLQERGFKLKFGGSFFNEFVVVVGENYEKVWKEIFKEGFLGPLPLGWFDERYKSLALACATEVNTKESIDSMVNMLERGLK from the coding sequence ATGTTTCCATACATTCCTCACACGAAAGAAGAGATAGAACAAATGCTAAGAACCATAGGTGTTGATTCTTTAGAGGAACTCTACAAAGATGTGCCAGTTACAGTGCATCAACTGAACCTTCCAAAAAGTCAAGATGAATTCACTGTAGCCAAGAGATTGAAAGAATTGGCTGACAGGAATGTGATATTGGAGAAAGAAAAAATATTCGCCGGGGCTGGTGTATATGTACATTATATCCCTTATGCTGTGAAAGCCATTGTTTCAAAGCCAGAATTTGTAACAGCCTACACTCCCTACCAAGCTGAAGTTTCTCAAGGTACTCTGCAGGCTTTGTTTGAATATCAAACGATGATTTGTGAGCTTACTGGAATGGAAGTTGCAAATTCTTCTATGTACGATGGTGCCAGTGCTTTCGCTGAAGCAGTATTGATGGCTTACAGAATAAACGGTAAAACTAAGATACTGTTGAGTGAAGGCATCCATCCGGAGTACATTCAAACGTGTAGAACGTACTCCAAGGGTGTTGGATTGAAACTTGAGCTTGTTCCAGTTGATGAGAGAGGTACAACAGATCTGAACATTATCTCGAAGCTTCTTGATGCGGATACTGCCGCAGTAGCAGTACAGTATCCAAACTTTTTCGGCATCATCGAGGATTTAAAAGCTATTCGAGAAATTGCAAAAGATATCGTTTTCATAGTGATTGCAGAACCCATCTCACTTGCGCTGCTCGAACCACCAGGGAGTTTTGGTGCGGACATCGTAGTGGGGGATGGTCAACCGTTGGGGATACCGCCAAATTTTGGAGGTCCAACAGTTGGCTTTTTCGCGACGCTGGAAAAACACGTGAGGAAAATGCCTGGTAGGATCATAGGCAGGACCAAAGACGTGGAAGGTAAGACAGGTTATGTGATGATACTTCAAACCAGAGAACAACATATCAGGCGTGAGAAAGCTACGTCTAACATATGCACCAACCACGCTTTGATGGCCTTAACGAATGCGGTTTACATGAGTCTCATGGGACCAGAAGGTTTGCGTGAAGTAGCAAGGAGAAGCCATGCAAACGCGCATTATTTTGCAATGAAACTTCAAGAAAGAGGGTTCAAGTTAAAGTTCGGAGGGTCTTTTTTCAACGAATTTGTAGTTGTAGTCGGCGAAAATTATGAGAAAGTTTGGAAAGAGATCTTCAAGGAAGGATTTTTGGGACCTCTACCTCTCGGGTGGTTCGATGAGCGATACAAAAGTCTCGCGCTCGCTTGCGCAACTGAAGTGAATACGAAGGAGAGTATAGATTCGATGGTGAATATGCTGGAGCGTGGTTTGAAATGA